Proteins from a single region of Corvus hawaiiensis isolate bCorHaw1 chromosome 6, bCorHaw1.pri.cur, whole genome shotgun sequence:
- the API5 gene encoding apoptosis inhibitor 5, with the protein MPTVEELYRNYGILADATETASQHKDAYQVILDGVKGGAKEKRLAAQFIPKFFKHFPDLADSAINAQLDLCEDEDVSIRRQAIKELPQFATGDNLPRVADILTQLLQSDDSAEFNLVNNALLSIFKMDAKGTLGGLFSQILQGEDIVRERAIKFLSTKLKTLPEEVMTKEVEEFILTESKKVLEDVTGEEFVLFMKILSGLKSLQTVSGRQQLVELVAEQADLEQTFNPSDTDCVDRLLQCTRQAVPLFSKNVHSTKFVTYFCEHVLPNLSSLTTLVEGLDIQLEVLKLLAEMSSFCGDMEKLESNLKKLFDKLLEYMPLPPEEAENGENAGNEEPKLQFSYVECLLYSFHQLGRKLPDFLTAKLNAEKLKDFKIRLQYFARGLQVYIRQLRLALQGKTGEALKTEENKIKVVALKITNNINVLIKDLFHIPPSYKSTVTLSWKPVQKADASQKRASEDTTSSSPPKKASAGPKRDARQIYNPPSGKYSSNLGSFSYEQRGGFRGGRGRGWGGRGNRSRGRIY; encoded by the exons ATGCCCACCGTGGAGGAGCTCTACCGTAACTACGGCATCCTGGCGGACGCCACGGAGACGGCGAGCCAG CATAAGGATGCTTACCAGGTGATCTTGGATGGTGTGAAAGGAGGTGCCAAGGAGAAGAGACTTGCagcccagtttattcctaaatTCTTCAAGCATTTTCCTGACCTAGCTGACTCAGCTATCAATGCCCAGTTGGACCTTTGCGAGGATGAAGATGTTTCT ATCCGGCGACAAGCAATCAAGGAGTTGCCTCAGTTTGCCACTGGAGATAACCTTCCTCGGGTAGCAGACATACTGACCCAGCTTCTACAGTCAG atgATTCTGCAGAATTCAATTTGGTTAACAATGCCTTGCTCAGTATATTTAAGATGGATGCTAAAG GGACTTTGGGAGGTTTATTCAGTCAAATTCTTCAGGGAGAGGATATTGTGAGAGAGAGAGCCATTAAGTTCCTTTCTACAAAACTGAAAACCTTACCTGAGGAAGTGATGACAAAGGAGGTGGAAGAGTTCATATTGACTGAATCAAAGAAG gTTCTGGAAGATGTGACAGGCGAGGAATTTGTTCTGTTCATGAAAATATTGTCTGGATTAAAAAGCTTACAGACAGTCAGTGGGAGGCAGCAACTGGTGGAGCTGGTAGCCGAACAGGCTGACCTGGAACAAACATTCAATCCATCAGATACGGACTGTGTGGACAGACTTCTGCAGTGCACTCGGCAGGCAGTGCCATTGTTCTCA aaaaatgttcatTCCACAAAATTTGTTACTTACTTCTGTGAGCATGTTCTGCCAAACCTCAGCTCTTTGACTACTCTAGTGGAGGGTCTTGATATCCAGTTAGAG GTTTTGAAGCTTCTTGCTGAAATGAGTTCATTTTGTGGTGATATGGAAAAGCTTGAATCAAATTTGAAGAAGCTATTTGATAAATTACTG gAGTATATGCCCCTTCCTccagaggaagcagaaaatggggaaaatgctGGCAATGAAGAGCCCAAGTTGCAATTCAGTTATGTGGAGTGTTTACTGTATAGCTTCCATCAGCTGGGTCGCAAACTTCCAGACTTCCTCACAGCCAAGCTGAATGCAGAGAAATTGAAAGACTTCAAAATCAG gCTACAGTATTTTGCTCGAGGGTTGCAGGTGTATATTCGACAGCTTCGTCTGGCACTTCAAGGGAAAACAGGAGAAGCTTTGAAAACAGAGGAG AACAAGATTAAAGTGGTTGCCTTGAAAATAACCAATAACATTAATGTTTTAATCAAG GATCTCTTCCACATTCCTCCTTCTTACAAAAGTACAGTTACACTGTCCTGGAAACCAGTACAGAAGGCAGATGCAAG tCAAAAAAGAGCAAGTGAAGATACAACCTCAAGTTCACCCCCAAAGAAAGCTTCAGCAGGACCAAAAAGGGATGCCAGGCAAATATATAATCCTCCCAGTGGAAAATACAGCAGTAATCTGGGTAGTTTTTCTTACG AGCAAAGAGGCGGTTTCCGGGGTGGACGAGGAAGAGGCTGGGGAGGACGTGGCAATCGTAGCCGAGGAAGAATCTACTGA